From Zingiber officinale cultivar Zhangliang chromosome 5B, Zo_v1.1, whole genome shotgun sequence, the proteins below share one genomic window:
- the LOC121986866 gene encoding clathrin interactor EPSIN 2-like, whose translation MDNRRSTTEYVFTVTRGPICWKSLIQHIVSLFTTESKYIVVVETIKEALWLASWSKNWVFNKASTVLEYLVGNGSERVIDDMREHAYQILILSDFQYIDSSGRDQGHNVRRKSQALVALINDKERIQEVRFQSTHSSRPDSYPSPRHYGDRYDDDHSDSRYASRDDDLYGNWKERDWGYKDDDRSVRVSDPYGR comes from the exons ATGGATAACAGAAGGTCTACTACAGAATATGTGTTCACTGTGACGagaggacctatttgttggaagTCCTTGATACAACATATAGTGTCATTGTTCACCACTGAGTCAAAGTATATAGTAGTAGTTGAAACAATCAAGGAAGCATTGTGGCTTGCAAGTTGGTCAAAGAACTGGGTGTTCAATAAG GCATCGACTGTTTTGGAGTACCTAGTTGGAAATGGATCTGAGCGAGTAATTGACGACATGAGGGAGCATGCTTACCAGATATTG ATTTTATCCGACTTCCAGTACATTGATTCAAGTGGAAGAGATCAGGGACATAATGTTAGAAGGAAATCCCAAGCCCTCGTAGCTCTAATTAATGATAAAGAAAGGATACAGGAAGTTAG ATTTCAAAGTACACATTCAAGTAGGCCTGATTCATATCCAAGCCCGAGGCATTATGGTGACCGTTACGATGATGATCATTCTGATAGTCGTTATGCTAGCAGAGATGATGACCTGTATGGTAATTGGAAGGAACGAGATTGGGGTTACAAAGATGATGATAGAAGTGTCAGGGTTAGCGATCCATATGGTCGATAG
- the LOC121985168 gene encoding protein HOTHEAD-like, which yields MELAMQRFLTSVVLLLCFQGFGFCFPDHDAVPRYSFLRHAAEAPRVSYHDYIIVGGGTAGCPLGATLSERFDVLVLERGGSPYGNPNVSELALFVQNLAYQTPTSPAQRFVSVDGVINARARCLGGGTCINAGFYSRASRQEVEEMGLNLELAEESFHWVEKEVAFRPRLTGWTSALVAGLLEAGVTPDNGFTYDHLPGTKVGGTTFDQNGHRHTAADLLKYADPARITVLLRATAQRILFRNRGRKHKPEAYGVVYKDEAGNVHEAYLKNSSTGEIILSAGALGSPQLLMLSGVGPAPHLESLGIEVVLDQPLVGRGMSDNPLNAIIVPSPQPIEITSVQVVGIRPDYYVESVTGINLFAAFLAGNSTGPSATSPISNSFQGGTIVEKLARPLSQGFLRLRNRDPEENPLVTFNYFMEAEDVQACVEALRTIERVIDSRALSRFRYPNQSVQSLVALSASVLVNFRARNANDSTSLEQYCRDLVMTIWHYHGGCQMRKVVDHNYKVLGVDALRIIDGSTFTFSPGTNPQATVMMLGRYMGVRMLKGHKFH from the exons ATGGAGTTGGCGATGCAGAGATTTCTCACTTCTGTCGTCCTTCTGCTCTGTTTTCAGGGTTTCGGATTCTGTTTTCCTGATCACGATGCGGTGCCACGCTATAGCTTCTTGAGGCATGCGGCGGAGGCGCCACGAGTGTCGTACCACGATTACATCATCGTCGGCGGGGGCACGGCCGGCTGCCCCTTGGGCGCTACTCTGTCGGAGAGATTCGACGTGCTGGTGCTGGAAAGAGGCGGCTCGCCTTACGGGAATCCCAACGTTTCCGAGCTCGCTTTGTTTGTCCAGAACCTTGCGTACCAGACCCCGACCTCCCCGGCGCAGCGCTTCGTCTCCGTGGACGGCGTCATCAACGCACGGGCGCGCTGCCTCGGCGGCGGGACCTGCATCAACGCCGGGTTCTACTCTCGCGCCAGCCGccaggaggtggaggagatgggGCTGAATCTGGAGCTGGCGGAGGAGTCGTTCCATTGGGTTGAGAAAGAGGTGGCGTTCCGGCCTCGGCTGACGGGTTGGACGTCGGCGTTGGTGGCAGGGCTCCTCGAGGCCGGAGTGACGCCGGACAATGGTTTCACCTACGATCATTTACCCGGGACGAAGGTCGGAGGGACGACGTTCGATCAAAATGGCCACCGCCACACCGCCGCCGATCTGCTCAAGTACGCAGACCCTGCCAGGATCACCGTGCTCTTGCGCGCCACGGCTCAGAGGATCTTGTTCAGGAACAGAG GAAGGAAACATAAGCCGGAGGCATATGGTGTAGTATACAAGGATGAAGCTGGCAACGTGCACGAAGCCTACCTCAAGAATTCCTCCACCGGCGAAATTATACTGTCGGCCGGGGCCCTCGGCAGCCCACAGTTGCTCATGTTGAGCGGCGTCGGCCCTGCCCCTCACCTAGAGTCCTTAGGCATCGAGGTGGTGCTGGACCAGCCACTGGTCGGCCGTGGCATGTCCGACAACCCGTTGAACGCCATCATCGTCCCTTCACCACAACCAATCGAGATCACATCGGTGCAAGTCGTCGGAATCCGGCCGGACTACTACGTGGAGTCCGTGACCGGCATCAACCTTTTCGCTGCCTTTTTGGCTGGCAACTCCACCGGGCCGTCCGCAACTTCACCG ATTAGCAACTCATTTCAAGGCGGCACGATAGTCGAGAAGTTGGCGCGCCCTCTTTCTCAGGGATTTCTTCGCTTGAGGAATCGCGACCCGGAAGAGAATCCATTAGTCACCTTCAATTACTTCATGGAAGCTGAGGATGTTCAGGCATGCGTCGAGGCTCTCAGGACGATTGAAAGAGTGATCGATTCGAGAGCCCTGTCGAGATTTAGATACCCGAATCAGTCGGTGCAGAGCTTGGTAGCCCTATCCGCAAGTGTATTAGTGAATTTTAGAGCAAGAAACGCCAATGACTCCACTTCATTGGAGCAATACTGCAGAGACCTTGTGATGACGATCTGGCACTACCATGGCGGATGCCAAATGAGAAAAGTGGTCGACCATAACTACAAAGTGCTCGGCGTTGATGCTCTCAGGATCATCGACGGATCTACCTTCACTTTCTCACCGGGAACAAACCCACAAGCTACTGTCATGATGTTAGGAAG GTACATGGGAGTTCGGATGCTGAAAGGGCATAAATTTCACTGA
- the LOC121985170 gene encoding F-box protein PP2-A13-like: MGSWISSIVRAEAGAEAGLGDLPESCIAEVLLRLDAQEICRASGLNRAFRVAASADFVWEAKLPKNYVYLMEMTTDRTAMACVCKKEIYERLCRPNPFDGGTKEFWLEKNRGGICMSISSKALLITGINDKRYWKYLPTEESRFNTVAYLQQTWWFEVAGEIDFFFPVGTYSMFFQLHLGLPSKRFGRRICNSEHIHGWDKKPVKFQLWTSNGQKALSQCSLSDPGSWINYHVGDFVVDKCDVPTKLKFSLTQIDCTHTKGGICVDSVFICPKCFM, from the exons ATGGGGTCATGGATTTCGAGCATCGTTAGGGCGGAAGCGGGCGCCGAAGCGGGCCTCGGGGACTTGCCGGAGAGTTGCATCGCGGAGGTGCTGCTCCGCCTCGACGCGCAGGAGATCTGCCGGGCGTCGGGGCTCAACCGGGCTTTCCGAGTAGCGGCGTCGGCGGACTTCGTGTGGGAGGCGAAGCTGCCGAAGAACTATGTGTACTTGATGGAGATGACAACGGATCGGACGGCCATGGCATGTGTTTGCAAAAAGGAGATCTATGAGCGGTTGTGCCGGCCGAACCCCTTCGATGGGGGCACCAAG GAATTTTGGCTGGAGAAGAACAGGGGTGGAATCTGCATGTCTATTTCCTCAAAGGCATTACTGATTACAGGAATCAATGACAAGCGATACTGGAAATACCTCCCAACCGAGGAATCTAG GTTTAACACGGTCGCATACCTTCAGCAAACCTGGTGGTTTGAGGTGGCTGGGGAAATAGATTTCTTCTTCCCTGTTGGAACCTATAGCATGTTCTTCCAACTTCATCTAGGTCTACCTTCGAAACGTTTTGGTCGCCGAATTTGCAACTCTGAGCACATCCACGGGTGGGACAAAAAACCTGTGAAATTCCAGCTATGGACGTCGAACGGTCAAAAAGCTCTATCCCAGTGCTCTTTAAGTGATCCCGGAAGTTGGATAAACTACCATGTAGGAGATTTTGTGGTAGACAAATGTGATGTACCCACCAAGCTCAAGTTCTCATTGACACAAATTGATTGCACACACACAAAAGGTGGCATCTGTGTCGACTCTGTGTTCATATGTCCCAAATGTTTTATGTAG